AAATGTTAAATGACTAATGACTCAGCTATACCATTATGAGTATATGTATGAGTAACATGATGTTCAACATTAATTTCAACTGACATACAATAATCATCAAAAGTTttagatgtaaattctcctgtaTCATCCAATTTAACAAAGCAAATTGAATAATCAAGAAATTGAGCTCGTAATATAAAAACTTGTACAATGCAATATTTTGAGTAGAGAGTCAAAACACATGTGACCATCTGGTTGATGCATctattaaaaccataaaatatctaaatGCGCCATATGGTGGATGTATAGGTCCACATAAATTTCCATCAATTCtttgtgaaaatgatgaaaatttaGTAATTACCTTAAAATGAGATGGTCTGATAATTAACTTTCCTTTAGAATGTGCTCCACATAAATAATCATTTGGTAAAAGAATCTACTGGTTCTTTAAGGAATGTCCATATGAATTCTCAATTATTCAATGCATCATGATTGATTATAGATGACCAAGACGATCATGCTAAAACATAAAGATCTTTGGATTAGAGCACTTTTGGTGCAATGTGACGtgtgattcaattgtttttattattatataatataacctAGAATTAAAAGTTATCAATTTTTCTAATATGATCTTCTGGCCCAAATTTATTGTTGTAACGTAAAGATATTCATCACTTCCTTCATTGGTAGTTTCAACATAATGGCCATTAAGATGAATatctttaaattgattaaatttCTTCTAAATTTTGAAGAATACATAGCATcgtcaataaaattattattattattgttattattattttttccatttttgtaACATGATTTGTCCTTTCTAGAGCTTTCATTTAGATTCGATGACCCATAAATTGTATTGAAATTGGCTCTATTTACagttatatattgaaaatattttttatgcgTAAGAATTGTATGTTATACAACTGTCTTAGAATTGATCAATGTATTAATAGAATTCATATCTCATTATAAACAAAActatgtataaaaatttattaatataatttttttaataagatgtaCTAAAAGATAACGACTCGAACATAATGTGATTATAATAAAGAAGGAAGATTAATTGTTATGGCCAAATGCATTACTAATCAAAATATCATTATCTCCATTTAGATTtacaaagaaatcaaaaataTCGAGATGAGTTAGGTCAATCCTATTTGgattatcaaaataaattagatgatattttgGATCATTGTAGTCGACAAAATTCATTTGgatcaattttcctttttatagatgcttgatataagtcaaccaaaTGTTTGGACATACGACAGGTACGTGACTTATTTTGGGACATATAAGTCAATCAATTTCCTTTTATACTACACTTGTGACATTTATCTACATATTTCTTTATTGACTTATTCTGCAAACCTTCGTTTTTATCTTGCTTTATCTTAATGTGATTCGACTTCTAATGGTATATAGCATTTCTCTTTGAAGAATTTTTAGCATGTCCTCCTTGattttgatagttttttttttttcatcatgtcTATGTCCATGACCACAGTTTCCTTTTTTTATGATGAAATGATATTTCATTTGCTTTAAAGAATGGAGTAGAACCAGTTGGACAAGACTGatgatttttcattaaaaactcGTTTTGTTCAGCCACTGGTAAACAAAAtattagtttagaatacttAGTAAACTTTTACACATTGTcactgcaggagcacattcaaggcacaaatatgttatatgatttatttcaaACATATCCTTATTAGTGACTTTTTCTATACACAATTTTAATTatgaacttattttttaaaagtgcaGAGTTGTATTCACTAATAATCTTGCAATTTCAAGAGCATAAAATTATAACGAGATTATGGAAGGATCGTGGTTTCCTGGTACACGTATTACTTAAATTATCCCATACAATCAATGGATCTTTTATTGTAAGGTACTTAATTTTCAATAAGATTATTGCTTTAGAGCAATGTTTTAGGAATGCTCCATTTCATTCCTTAATAGTATTTCCAAGGTTCATTTATCAAGATAAATATAAGTATCTAAAGATctatgataaataattattgctATAAATATCGAGGGTAATAAATTTAagttttgtaagatttgacatggtctataacaaatatctaagtatagaaagagaaaaatatttaaaatcaaactaaaAAGACAAGATTAATATTCATTACATTGATATGttaacattactctatataaTATCACATAGAtcatattaagattttataGAATGACTTATATCACAATAAGTAGatatcaatatttattaaagagGAAATTACAATGGTTCAGAAAATGTTACACAAATATTTTGCCAACGATTAAAAGAACACAACAATTGACTAGAATCTTGTGCTgataatgttttatgaaattaaaTAGAAGTAGCAAGagaatagaaatattattatataaacttagTTATTCAGGAGCTTAATATCATTCACTTCTATATTGTATAAATAATCTTCAAGGCACCCTTTTATAGGCATAAGGGGATAAAGAATATGAAATTGTGATATATGGATTAATAAGATACATTCATAAATCTTGGAATCTCGATAGTTGATATATGAATGggatagaattttaaaaattggaatTTGAATGGTCATTCACAAAGTTCATGTATACATTTACAACAACTACATCTATTATCTATTACACTAAATAAAAGTTGAAGTTTTCTGTTTATAAAATACTGTGCCACGTCagcatttatatattataattataatttttaattattctttaattataatacaaatatatCATTTACACTTCCATTCTTTATGACTACTTTATTTTCCGTCTCCTGCATTCCCGTCTTTTGACTCTTTTGCACTCTTCGCCAATGTCTATCCTTTATCACCATTTCATTAGCCAGGAAAACTCTATATGCAACCGGGGGGTGTCCCCGGTGCGGCCTCGGGTCCTACGTGGCCAAACAAAatgtaaacgacgccgtttacaTTTTGTTTGAATCTTGCTCCGTGGCTTTCTCCCACAAACACAAATCCCTTCCTCGCTTCTCTCTCGTCCcccctctcatctctctcttccctctcgtCTCAcccgaaccctaaccctaacccacaAATGCTCCCTCTCAGCTCCCTCTCAGCTCCctctcatctcactattctCAACtccttcttcgtcttcttcttcttgtcctCCTTCTCCATCCCTAGAAATCATCTTCACgaacatttcttcttcttcttcttctagaaATCGTGTTCTCCATCGATCTGTCTCCAGCAACCCACGAAACGAAGCCTAACCCAGATTTGGTCTTTCTCTTCGTCTTCTCCATCGATCTGTCTCCATCAACCCACGAAACGAACCCGTACCCAGATCTTGTCTTTCTCTTCGTCTTCCCCATTGCACCATGCGAGTCTCCTTACGTCTAGATCTACGGCCACGTCATGGTAAGTTTCCTACTAAACCCCCGATTGTACTAGTTATATGCTTAGATCTGCACCGACCTGTACACTGATTTTAGGTTGCTGACATATTACACTAGttttgtgtaaatttttttttcttagatcTGCGATACGGAAATTTCCATGTTTTTTcagtttcaaatattttcttggaatttgttgaattagaaacttgaaggaaaaaatagatttcaagttattagtacTGGATTGGTTGGCTTACTGATGAAGGGTTGTGCGTGTAAGATTGGTTGGTGGATTGCTTGGATCATATTGCTATGTTGAATTGATCTGGGTCTTTTTAGATTAGATTTTGAATGTtgatgttttggtttatttCAGTAATTTGCAATTCAACATGGGCCTGCCATGTTGTACTTTGGGTTGTAACAAGCATATTTTACAATATGTCAGGGCAATTATAGGGCATTTATACCTTAGTACCCATGTATACgccaaaattttttatatacagTATTTGCATACATTGTATGAATTATTATTATCTACATTATTTGCATAAATTGTTCTGCTAGCATGCCAGTTTACTGacttttggtttcttttctaaataaatggaGATATTTGAAGTGTTCATTACTTGATTTGGAGATTTTGTGGAATTTGGATtcggtttatttatttattttgtttgatgaATCTTTTGGTTGTGGATTCATCTCAGTATGCTTACAATCTGTTTTTGGGCTTGACCAACTGCATTAGatttctttagtttttattagATGCAGATATTATAGGGAAAATGAGAATAATACAATGTCAGAACTTAGGGATTGTAACTTTAGGGGGGTTAACTGAATGTTGCATTCTATTTTAGGTGTAGGGCAGGGCAATTGAAGtaattaattcaaaccaaaatgctatttaattttattccatcattattcaactgttattcaattattttatgggGGTTCATCTTAGAatgtcatcatcatcttcatcaatatcttcttcattttttcccAAACGTACTTTGGGTAAAACATTGTGCTTCTGCGAGCTTGAAGCCACTTTGAAATGGTCAACCACTGCCAAAAATCCCAGACGACCTTTTTTAGGGTGTTCAAAATACAATACCCAGGTAACTACACTAATCAGAAGCCTAACATAATTTCACAATATATACTTTTCTTTATAATGAACAGTTCATCAGCACCTCatattttttttgacttattaGGGCTTACCATATTGTAAGTTTTTCAAGTGGTTGGATGGTAATGAAGTGACTGAGTTACAAGTTCGAGAAAGGGCCAACGGGCtgttaaagaaagagaaagaggttGAGAAAATACTTGAGCTTctcgaaaagagagagatggagcTGCGTAAGATAGTGGATCGCCTTGAGAGGGTGGAGATGGTACTATCCAATAATCGCGAGGAGGTTATGCAAAGGGAGTTGGTGCATGCTGCAGAAGAGGCTAAAATAAGGCGTTTAGCTTCCCTACTTcggatttattgttgttttgccTTTGTACATGCATGTTACCTAGTGTTATATAAGTAATTTAGCTTTCATCTTACTAGTTCTATGTGTAGGCATTAAAGTTGTACATGTGTATTATTTTGTGgtattattttgttgtttaggtgtatttattttatggaaTTGGACTGGTATTTAGCAGCTTGTCTCTTATTTTGGTATTGGAGAATTAGCAAATGTTGTATTTAGTGTTTTTTGACAAGTGAGAAATGGGTTGAATCGGCTGTAACCTGGTGTATTTATTTTGTGGGATTGAACTGGTAGTTGAGCAGCTTCTCTTATTTGGTATTTGTCATCAAATGTTGTATTTAGTGTTTTTTAAAAGTTGGTGAGAAATGGATTGAAGGCTGTTTAGGTGTATTTATTCATTGGGAATGAAACCACCTGTATTCCAGCTTGTTGTCTCTTATTGATACTTAACAGAGGGCAAATgatgtatttacaatttttattcAAGTGAAAAATTGATTACCATCAGTTGTGTTTTTGCCCGACTTACAAATGCGTAAGGTCACAACATTCAACCATTCATTTGATATCGTAATCGGGTTTGCCCATagcatataataaacaattacaacTACAAGTAGTTAGAAAATTGATATGATAATACTACTCATTCTAATGGGAGCTAAATTACACAACTGGGAGATCCAAACTGGTAGTTTAGCAGTTTTACCTCTATTACCTAATCAAATGATTATTTTACAATGCATAATATTGGTACAAAATAGCCTTCGGAGGTGAATGAAGAACAATTCCAAATTTTATAACTCTGTTTCACAAATATTACACAGGGAAATACAAAAACttttctcctcctcttcaaGTCAATTTCCAGCACCTCACAAAGGCACAACACCTGAGAAGCGTAATTTCACAGTATCCCCCTCATGAATTCCAGCACCTCACAAAGGCACAACACCTGAGATTTCTAGTTCCAACACCTCAAGAACGTAACATGCATTACAGCACCTCAATATCCggatttttatcaaatttcacaACCTAAAACCCATCTAAATACCTGTATATTTTAACAATcctacaaattgtgcaagttCTTCCCAACAATTCCGAAAATGAAATACACACAATAAAGCTCAATAGTTGACAATTCTTTCCCAATACAACCCAACAGTTAAGATAATACCACAAATTCCTGAGATTTCTAAAACACCAATAAACCTATCATTGCAAAGGTTGTGAGCCATCCATGCCAATTTGCATCTGTAAAtattaaacaacaaatatattaaTGGGGTATTAAACATTAATATATTTGTGGTCACTTACGCTTATTAAATAATACCACAAATCACTTAcgcttattaaatatattaaacattaatatatttaaatattatattaatgttttaatataatctGGTATAGAGATTAGTATTAAACATTGCAAATGAGTTAAGATCACTTACGCTTTCCTGACTCTGCATCATTATTTCTTGAGGCTGAGTTCCAATAATGACGGTTGGTGCACCGCTTTCGCTTTCTCCAATTGGCTGTTGACACATCAACTCAATATGCTAAAGCCAAATAATTAATATCGAACCCATAATAACGTAAAAATGTCAACATACCTGCTTGTTAGACACATCCATCAGAGATGGGCCAAACAAATTCCGACATACTTCCACAGCTGGCGTATCTTCTCTTTCCGTGACGTGGGTGTCTCCTCCTCCTCGCTAAAAATGTTGAgacatcaaaaaatattttaatacgaTAGGAGTTGGTAAAAGAAATTCTAATTGGAGTTAATAGGTGTATATATGCACATCTTTACGCTTCCCCTTTGCTGGTGCTTTCTTTGTCTTTGCTTTGGCTTTCCGTATTTCTATCTCTATCCTGGATGCTCTTCTTAGAGATGGAGGTCTGCCTTTTCCTTTAACCACACGTGGACTGTGTACTTCCCCAGCACCACCGACCGTAGTGGCATTTGCCGTACTATCAACATTGGAACCAACTTGAGTCATCGATGGGGGTTCTTCATTCGCACGATAAAGCTCAATCATTGCGAGTAACTTAGCTCTCGCATCCTCAGTATGCTTACTCGAACCCGCTGCATGGGTAATCATCTGATAACAGGTACTTAACAGACTTGAATATCTATTAGAATCTAGTCGTTATTCCCCTTTGTCATAGCTACTTTTAAGTAAAGTGTATCGCCTTTTAATATCCTTTctccatcgatctaaaatgTACATTTCCGGCAAATATTTAATATCGTTACACCTGAACACGACCAAAATGTGCCGACACAATATCcccctcatctcaaataatCCACAAGAGCACGTTGCAACTGCATCAATCTCACTAAAGTCCACAAAATATTTAACCAACTTAGTGAAATCTTCCAAACAAACTTCATCGTCAACCATATATGTCTTTACGGCACCAACAAAATTATGTAACTTCGGATTCAAGTCAATGATACCGTTGACTTGCTGCTGAACTTCTTTGAACTTAGCAATCGTGTACAACTCTTGGAACCTCTTTTCAATCGGAGATCTAGATATGCAGGGGATAGTGACATTAAATGACTGAAAGTCCGCgagattttcattctcaatctttttcTTCAACGCGTTATCAAATTGGTCGACAAACTCCTTTAAGTTTGTCCTAGAATGTACATAACCGTCAAAGAATGCATTCATACTCTCGCTTCGCTGCGTggtactcattccagcccagaAACATGCCTTCAAAAAAGCCGGCACCCAATGTTGACGCTCAACGTATAGGCTATGCAACCACGCATTCTCATGCAAGTTGTAAGTGGTAAGCAACTCATCCCAACATTTCTCAAACTCATCTGGCTGTTGGCTGTCatatacacatttcatcaaTGCATTTTTCATTCCCGTTTTGTACGAACCATATGAACCAAGCTTTTCTGGAACTTTCTTCAGTATATGCCAAAGACAAAAACGATGCCGGGTATTTGGAAAGACAATTGCGATTGCATTTTTCATCGCTCTATCCTGATCAGTGATAATAGCCTTCGGAGCGTTACCATCCATGCATTGCAACCATGTCTCGAATAACCACGCAAAAGTCTCGGTATCCTCGCTAGAAATCAACCCTGCTCCCAACAAAATTGATTgtccatggtggtttacaccaacaaatggtgcaaaaggCATCACATATCGATTCGTTAGGTATGTGGTGTCAAATGTgaccacatcaccaaaatattggTACGCTGCTCTACTACGGGGATCTGCCCAAAAGACGTTCTTTAACCTCCCGTCATCATCTATATCCATCATATAAAAGAACCCAGGATTTTTGTATTGCATCCGCAAAAAATACTGTCGGAGCGCTCCAGCACCACCGGCGCCAAGTCGTAGATGTCTTGCCTTGTCTATATAATTACGacaatccttttccaaaaatggGAGATTCTCGAATCCACCCGCGCCAACAACGAGAGATCCGTAACTCTTATTCGCTCGGATGCCAGCCTGATCATTTGTATCTAGGACCCTTTTTACGGCATCACTTACTTCTCTATTACACCGAAAGAAGCGGGATTTCTTTGGACTGAGGCCATGGTTATGGATATTATGTACTGTCGTCAACCGAAGCACTCCATCTTGCCTTAAGGCATTAATCTTTGCCTTACATTCCGTCTTTCCTGTCGAACGTGGTTTAGCAATATTCAACGTCCTATTCCGGGCCTTCCCACCACGGGCACACGAAAAGAGTGACGTATCTAACAGagttatcttcttccctctcAGTCCGTTTTGTCATCACACCAAAGCCGCATTTTTTACCATATTCCTTATAATAACTTAATAGCTCTTCAAAGGAATTAAACTCCATTCCCGTTTTTGGCTCCTCAATCGAATCATCATCTCCCACTTGGACATTCTGAGATTTCTCACCACTACCAGATCCAGAAGGCTGTTCAGATTCCCCCCCCCCCATCAGTTTTATTATCCGGATTTGAACCAACTACTAAGCTCGTGGTAGAGCTTGTGCTGATAGGAGTTGGATGTTCCATGATATGTTGAAATGAGTAACCAGCATTctgcaaaaaattataaaaggcaTTAATTAAAATGCTGCAATTAAGCGacgaattattttttaatatgttgaAAAAAAGCCAACGTATTAAGAATAAATCCAGATTAAACTCTTATCAGTACCTGTATGTTGGTCACAAATTGATTACCACCCGGATATGGTAGAAAAGTTGGTGACCACGTAGGCACTGGTCCAAAGTAACCAGGCATGTAATTTGGAATGTTTTGACTAATTGATGGTATGGCCTAACAGGGTTATTAGATAAAGTTTTAGGtgtattttggaaaaaatttatcAACAGTACCAACGTAATTgcttttttctattatataacATACATACCTCGGATGGGGGATTTGAGCTAGATAATGTCTGCGGAGTTGGCTGTTCATTCTCGTTTCCCATGCccgtaaaatataatagaactggcaccaattaattaattcaacataactttcaaatctgaaatactttttaattgCAACTACAAGTAACAACCTCAATTACTATTTTCAGTCCATAATCCGATATTTTCATAGTACATGTTTATGGAAGtagcaaaaaataaatactgaCCATAAAGAGATGTGACAATGTTAAAATGACCATGAACATGTGGAACTCCAAAAATTAATTGCCTTAAATCTAAAAGGCCGTGTACTCAAGTTTTAACACACAATATTGAGATTaggaaaaatatgcatgatCAGAAATCTCACACGTAAAAAAAATACGTGGTGATATATCATTCTCCTCAACAAAGAGAGGCTGAAACGCATGGGCATCAAATATAAGCGGAAATATGAGTAGTGCCTAGCTTTCAATAAATATACACATCAACAAAAAATAGTCATGCTTATATCATGAACAAAACAGAGGCTTTATCTCGCTAGGAACAACAAATCTAGCTCCTATATCAATGTTACATctcctaaaaaatattttgtagttaTTCCATAAGTAAATCCAACGTACAAATCTCCAATTGATCTTAGTTCGTCTTTATATGGTGCTTGAGTGTACCACATAGATACACTAGAGACAATCAAAATCCCCACAACCTAGATGTTTTTTCACAAAGAATCTGTCTTTGAAAGTACTTTCCAAAGAACTAAATATCATCATTAATATAGAAATGAGGATTCATTTTAATTAGTCACCATTTAGTAACTAACAACTGGTCTTAAAGGCTAACCTCTACCGTCCCTTAACTCCATTAATCTTTGCCTGGAGTAATGCCAAACATTAGTTCTTGGCAttccaaaaatgaaaataggCATGGGCATCCAAAAAGGGATGTCATTTACCGATAAGTGCAAATGCActttttgagtttttaatttattttaaatacttttcaaacatctttaaacacttttaaaaattaaaaaataccagGGGAGTGCCTCCAAAACAAATTGTCAATATTCATACATCTTTTCCATAGCACAGAAATTAAAGCCAGCATTTGCATGTACAAAGAGAGTGTTTTGGCATGAGAAATTGGTCATCAAATGACAGCAAAAGCAAtaaaaaatacccaaaaaa
The genomic region above belongs to Carya illinoinensis cultivar Pawnee chromosome 4, C.illinoinensisPawnee_v1, whole genome shotgun sequence and contains:
- the LOC122308161 gene encoding protein FAR1-RELATED SEQUENCE 5-like, which encodes MQYKNPGFFYMMDIDDDGRLKNVFWADPRSRAAYQYFGDVVTFDTTYLTNRYVMPFAPFVGVNHHGQSILLGAGLISSEDTETFAWLFETWLQCMDGNAPKAIITDQDRAMKNAIAIVFPNTRHRFCLWHILKKVPEKLGSYGSYKTGMKNALMKCVYDSQQPDEFEKCWDELLTTYNLHENAWLHSLYVERQHWVPAFLKACFWAGMSTTQRSESMNAFFDGYVHSRTNLKEFVDQFDNALKKKIENENLADFQSFNVTIPCISRSPIEKRFQELYTIAKFKEVQQQVNGIIDLNPKLHNFVGAVKTYMVDDEVCLEDFTKLVKYFVDFSEIDAVATCSCGLFEMRGILCRHILVVFRCNDIKYLPEMYILDRWRKDIKRRYTLLKSSYDKGE